The sequence TTTTTATATCCTTTGGCAGAATTCTCCTATACTCTTTGAAAATTGGAGGTTCAGGACCACCGTCTGGATAAATTGCTTGTGCAGATTCAATCTCAATTACACTTGAAAGTGCTTCTAGCACATCACTTACGTTAAGTTTACCAGGAGCAAGATTCAAATAAACCTTTTTACTTTTAGGGTTCGACATAACATCAAAGGGGTAATTACTATCAGCTACAACGATTTTAGCTCCATGACCAGCTTTAGCTAGTGCTTCTAA comes from Deferribacterota bacterium and encodes:
- a CDS encoding RbsD/FucU family protein produces the protein MKALRFFFMLWTAFLLACGGGFTMLKTSVLHPEILEALAKAGHGAKIVVADSNYPFDVMSNPKSKKVYLNLAPGKLNVSDVLEALSSVIEIESAQAIYPDGGPEPPIFKEYRRILPKDIKIEKLGRFDFYKAAKADDVCLIIATGEQRTWSCIILTIGVVQ